A single window of bacterium DNA harbors:
- a CDS encoding class I SAM-dependent methyltransferase, protein MKPKMERPAKVRIDWGLKFFHDVLQLEALHFGYWEGISNNSDSGLNLETLKLAQKNYTKKLIEVIPKNVKTLLDVGAGTGEVAKELLARGYTVEAVSPDTYQYEICKSKCPQMPFHRTKFEKLDIKKSFDAILMLESCQYLKLDPAFKNCKKLLKENGHILISDYFRKVKENYYRTTHTLEDFYNAVKKNNFEIVYEKDITEGVLPTLTLGKQFYLNYAVPVTKIITGYFSDKIPLLTKILNFVFSPQLKKIKYYVYTHTPEKLDVDKFRKHIEYKIILLKNSIH, encoded by the coding sequence GTGAAACCAAAGATGGAACGTCCCGCGAAGGTGCGGATTGATTGGGGATTAAAGTTTTTTCATGACGTATTACAACTGGAAGCTTTACATTTTGGTTACTGGGAAGGTATTTCAAACAATAGTGACTCCGGACTAAATTTAGAAACTCTCAAGTTGGCGCAAAAAAATTATACTAAAAAACTAATCGAGGTCATTCCTAAAAATGTTAAGACATTGCTTGATGTAGGAGCGGGGACAGGCGAAGTTGCAAAAGAATTGCTTGCCAGAGGATATACAGTAGAAGCTGTGTCTCCGGATACTTACCAGTATGAAATTTGCAAATCCAAGTGTCCGCAGATGCCTTTTCATAGGACAAAATTTGAGAAGCTGGATATAAAAAAATCGTTTGATGCTATACTTATGTTAGAAAGTTGTCAGTACTTGAAATTAGACCCTGCATTCAAAAACTGCAAGAAACTATTAAAAGAAAATGGGCACATTCTTATTTCTGATTATTTTAGAAAAGTTAAAGAGAATTATTACAGGACAACGCACACATTGGAAGATTTCTATAATGCCGTGAAAAAAAATAATTTCGAAATTGTGTATGAGAAAGACATAACCGAAGGGGTTTTGCCAACATTAACACTTGGAAAACAATTTTATTTAAATTATGCAGTTCCTGTAACAAAAATAATTACCGGATATTTTTCGGACAAAATTCCGTTACTAACAAAAATTCTTAATTTTGTATTTTCTCCCCAGTTAAAAAAAATTAAATATTATGTTTACACGCATACTCCTGAAAAACTTGACGTTGACAAATTCAGAAAACATATTGAATATAAAATAATATTATTGAAGAATTCTATTCACTGA
- the fabD gene encoding ACP S-malonyltransferase codes for MSNFAFVFPGQGSQFVGMGKDLYEKYDEIKSLYEKANEILGIDIKKISFEGPENELKESKNAQIAIVIHSVASYKLLIQKGITPSVTAGHSLGEYAALIAANAIDFDDALQLVRFRGELMSRAGEANPGTMAAVLGMPADKIEQIISEIGSPTLVVANYNSPMQTVISGDIEGIKKASELLKTCGAKRVMPLQVSGGFHSPLMESAFKTFKLALEKIEIKNPSIPVVPNVTGKLTLSAEEIKENLGKQIISSVRWVDTVKNIVSAGTTSFVELGPGKVLTGLIKQISPEAELTGLENYL; via the coding sequence ATGTCTAATTTTGCTTTTGTTTTCCCGGGGCAGGGGTCTCAATTTGTCGGTATGGGGAAAGATCTCTATGAGAAGTATGACGAAATAAAATCCTTATACGAGAAAGCAAATGAGATTCTCGGTATAGACATAAAAAAGATATCTTTTGAAGGTCCCGAGAACGAACTCAAAGAATCGAAAAATGCCCAGATAGCAATAGTTATCCACTCGGTAGCATCTTACAAACTTTTAATTCAAAAAGGGATAACTCCTTCTGTAACTGCGGGACATTCGCTCGGCGAATATGCTGCTCTTATTGCTGCAAATGCCATTGATTTTGACGATGCTCTCCAGCTTGTCAGATTCAGGGGGGAACTGATGTCAAGAGCAGGGGAAGCTAACCCGGGTACAATGGCTGCAGTTCTTGGAATGCCTGCCGATAAAATAGAGCAGATAATTTCTGAAATCGGGAGTCCCACACTTGTTGTTGCAAACTATAATTCACCGATGCAAACGGTAATTTCAGGCGACATAGAGGGAATAAAAAAAGCATCCGAATTATTAAAAACCTGTGGGGCAAAAAGAGTTATGCCTCTACAGGTAAGTGGTGGATTTCATTCTCCGTTAATGGAATCTGCTTTCAAAACATTTAAATTAGCGTTAGAAAAAATAGAGATCAAAAATCCATCCATTCCTGTTGTTCCGAATGTTACCGGCAAGCTTACATTATCGGCCGAAGAAATAAAAGAAAATTTGGGAAAACAAATTATATCTTCCGTGAGGTGGGTAGATACAGTAAAAAATATTGTTTCTGCCGGAACAACTTCATTCGTAGAATTAGGCCCGGGTAAAGTGTTAACAGGTTTAATCAAACAAATCTCCCCCGAAGCTGAACTTACGGGTTTAGAAAACTACTTATAA
- a CDS encoding C25 family cysteine peptidase — MNRVKFLICGIIFFSTQIFALPNLAPVTLTGWSAPLVCANTQDTILDDTLYTGTPYYYSWAVTNNGDQNVTSSFDVKIMREDSVIKSYTFPSLAAGSTLRVKFLQSTVSVVGSNTMKLIVDPLGNVTESSEADNEYTHSYYWRAGGAPDIDVTPDKLSYYYHMPEYKYMSCSWTSNEVTVDIDVPAFDIKEVSAGAQNIDIKGFDKTGEPGKPTVPFKTIILAIPPQGTVEGIEVIGNSVPLVGKYNIAPAPVVFPMRDNKSKLALCYKEYNTNKQIAYSSNTQYPAVKGELVSTGNLRKYNLVTVAVYPIQYNAVTGQLSYLSHLQVKVKYRFDADKEAEYKRLASDNLAEKEASELIYNFEQAKEWYAYKGEPKAPTYDYVIITTAAMQSACEALAGWKAGLGFKTNIVTKEWINTNYTGTDIQQKIRNFLRDKYPVSQWGIKYVLIVGDNTNIPMRICYIQSNTPLPSWAIDALDYPLATDLYYSDLGSADNTSWNKDGDSYWGEILSSSGGTGGNDSPDYVSEVSLGRIPWSDATKIAHITQKIINFERNTDAAYKTKALCAGAMLQFANQDNSGCALVDAASILESIMSSNIIVRSTATLLYEKQGRTKSSYSCTDSLTKANIKSRWQGMGIFAFNSHGMPTNCGRMVWATDDGDGVPESSSEFVYPDILTTSDVSALDDNHPADAFLMSCLLGHPETTNNLGAALLNQGCVSVCAASRSVYTNPANVMETYFFNKLLKDTTVSHSKVGPAFDLSRQNYMGGTGAAQNKWVNCTAFNLYGDPSLAHFGYATTPCKNGTIWVCNRGGPPTNLSVSNITYTASWILEVSTKTMTLAPGESSSVSITVQPAGLAEGAYLDTLRITSNDPDEGTYKEPVILTVSTQGVSETSTSDYNVSVNVNAYPNPFVRSTIISYQMPLNNKVSVELYDLSGRQVKTLVNGEQKAGTYNIKLDTDKLSNGIYFVRLKAGNSKVTGKLILMK; from the coding sequence ATGAATAGAGTTAAATTTTTGATATGTGGTATAATTTTTTTTTCAACGCAAATCTTTGCGTTGCCTAATCTTGCTCCCGTTACTTTAACCGGGTGGAGCGCTCCATTAGTTTGTGCGAATACTCAGGATACGATTCTGGATGATACGTTATATACGGGGACTCCATATTATTACAGTTGGGCTGTTACCAATAATGGTGACCAGAACGTTACTTCCAGCTTTGATGTCAAGATAATGCGAGAGGATTCGGTTATTAAATCGTATACCTTCCCTTCGCTTGCAGCCGGGAGTACTTTGAGGGTGAAATTTTTGCAGAGCACGGTTTCGGTTGTCGGGTCAAATACGATGAAACTCATTGTTGACCCATTGGGAAATGTTACGGAATCTTCAGAAGCGGATAATGAATATACGCATAGTTATTATTGGAGAGCCGGGGGAGCGCCCGACATAGATGTAACTCCGGATAAGTTATCGTATTATTATCATATGCCTGAATATAAATATATGAGCTGTTCGTGGACATCAAATGAAGTAACGGTTGACATAGATGTTCCTGCTTTTGATATAAAAGAAGTAAGCGCAGGTGCCCAGAATATAGATATAAAAGGGTTTGATAAAACAGGTGAGCCCGGTAAACCGACAGTGCCGTTCAAGACTATAATTCTTGCAATTCCACCGCAAGGAACGGTTGAAGGGATAGAAGTAATAGGAAACAGCGTTCCTCTTGTGGGTAAATATAATATTGCGCCGGCACCAGTTGTTTTTCCCATGAGAGATAATAAGAGTAAACTCGCCCTTTGTTATAAAGAATATAATACTAACAAACAAATTGCTTATTCATCAAACACGCAATATCCTGCAGTAAAAGGAGAATTAGTATCTACCGGGAATTTAAGAAAATACAACCTTGTAACGGTAGCGGTTTATCCTATCCAATATAATGCAGTAACCGGGCAATTAAGTTATTTGTCCCATTTGCAGGTTAAAGTGAAATACCGATTTGATGCAGATAAAGAAGCGGAATATAAGAGGTTGGCATCAGACAACCTTGCGGAAAAAGAAGCAAGCGAGCTTATTTACAATTTTGAACAGGCTAAAGAGTGGTATGCTTATAAGGGCGAACCAAAAGCACCGACGTATGATTACGTAATTATAACTACGGCTGCAATGCAATCGGCTTGTGAAGCGCTTGCGGGATGGAAAGCAGGATTGGGTTTTAAAACTAACATAGTAACGAAAGAATGGATAAATACAAATTATACCGGAACGGATATACAGCAAAAAATAAGAAACTTTTTGAGAGATAAGTATCCCGTAAGTCAGTGGGGAATAAAGTATGTGTTGATAGTAGGGGACAACACGAATATCCCGATGCGAATTTGTTATATCCAGAGTAACACTCCTTTGCCAAGCTGGGCAATAGATGCGCTTGATTATCCTCTTGCTACGGATTTATATTACTCTGACCTTGGTTCTGCGGATAATACTTCCTGGAATAAAGACGGGGACAGTTACTGGGGAGAAATTTTGAGTTCTTCCGGAGGCACGGGAGGGAATGATTCGCCGGATTATGTATCGGAAGTATCTTTAGGTAGAATCCCGTGGAGCGATGCCACAAAAATTGCACATATAACTCAAAAAATCATCAACTTTGAGAGAAATACCGATGCTGCATATAAGACAAAAGCGCTTTGTGCGGGTGCGATGTTACAGTTTGCTAACCAGGATAATAGTGGTTGTGCTCTTGTTGATGCTGCTTCCATACTTGAAAGCATAATGAGTAGCAACATTATTGTTCGTTCAACTGCTACACTATTATATGAGAAACAGGGAAGAACAAAGAGCTCTTATTCGTGCACGGACAGTTTGACAAAAGCAAATATAAAAAGCCGCTGGCAGGGTATGGGAATTTTTGCTTTTAACTCACATGGCATGCCTACAAATTGTGGGCGTATGGTGTGGGCAACGGATGATGGGGATGGTGTACCGGAGAGTAGCAGTGAATTTGTATATCCTGACATATTAACGACTTCCGATGTTTCCGCGTTGGATGATAATCACCCTGCAGATGCCTTTCTTATGTCCTGTTTGTTAGGTCATCCTGAGACAACAAATAATCTGGGGGCCGCATTATTGAACCAGGGGTGTGTCAGCGTATGCGCGGCAAGCAGGTCTGTTTATACAAATCCGGCGAATGTTATGGAAACTTACTTTTTCAACAAACTACTAAAAGACACGACAGTTTCGCATTCGAAGGTAGGTCCTGCATTTGACCTTAGCCGTCAAAATTATATGGGAGGGACGGGGGCAGCGCAGAATAAATGGGTTAATTGTACGGCATTCAATCTTTATGGCGACCCGTCTTTAGCTCATTTCGGTTATGCAACTACGCCTTGTAAAAATGGGACAATCTGGGTATGCAACAGGGGAGGACCTCCGACAAACCTTTCAGTGTCAAACATAACTTATACGGCATCATGGATTCTCGAAGTATCAACCAAAACTATGACTCTTGCCCCGGGGGAGTCGTCTTCCGTTTCGATAACCGTGCAGCCGGCAGGGCTTGCAGAAGGCGCTTACCTGGATACTTTGAGAATTACGTCAAATGATCCCGATGAGGGCACATATAAAGAACCTGTGATTTTAACCGTTTCAACACAAGGCGTTTCGGAAACGAGTACATCAGATTATAACGTGTCCGTAAATGTAAACGCTTATCCAAACCCGTTTGTAAGGTCAACGATTATAAGTTACCAGATGCCATTGAATAATAAAGTGTCCGTAGAACTTTATGATTTGAGTGGAAGACAGGTGAAAACGCTCGTTAACGGGGAACAAAAAGCAGGGACTTATAATATAAAGTTGGATACGGATAAGTTGTCAAACGGTATTTATTTTGTGCGTCTGAAAGCCGGAAATTCAAAAGTTACAGGGAAATTGATTTTAATGAAGTAA
- the amrS gene encoding AmmeMemoRadiSam system radical SAM enzyme, which translates to MKTYKTLFVLLSLITISLLFAEESKITPYPAKYWEALGNKLTQCTLCPRRCIINPAQRGVCGVRENKDGKLFTMVYGVPCAVNIDPIEKKPLFHFLPGSTAFSIATAGCNLKCKFCQNWDISQSLPEHTLNIPMQPDEIVKSAKENGCLSLAFTYSEPTIFYEYMFDIVQLAHKAGIKNTMHSSGYINPEPLKALCKYLDAANIDLKGFTEEYYQEMCLGSLTPVLQSLKILKKEGVWLEITNLIIPTKNDDSASIRKMCEWIRDSLGADVPLHFSRFWPMYKLKDLPPTPITTLERACKIAKKAGLKYVYIGNIPGNASENTYCPSCRRIVIKRKGYYVMENDIMVNGKCKFCGKKIAGVWK; encoded by the coding sequence ATGAAAACATATAAGACTTTGTTCGTACTCTTATCTTTAATTACTATTTCTTTGCTCTTTGCCGAGGAATCTAAAATCACCCCTTACCCTGCAAAATACTGGGAAGCGCTTGGAAACAAATTAACACAATGTACCCTTTGTCCGAGACGTTGCATAATTAATCCAGCTCAAAGAGGAGTTTGCGGAGTCAGGGAAAACAAGGACGGCAAACTATTCACTATGGTTTATGGGGTGCCCTGCGCAGTAAATATAGACCCCATAGAAAAAAAACCATTGTTCCATTTCCTTCCCGGAAGCACGGCTTTCTCCATTGCAACCGCCGGTTGTAACTTGAAATGTAAATTCTGCCAGAACTGGGATATTTCTCAATCCCTGCCCGAACATACTCTTAATATTCCTATGCAGCCGGACGAAATCGTAAAATCCGCAAAAGAAAACGGTTGTCTTTCTCTTGCTTTTACTTATTCCGAACCTACCATCTTTTACGAGTATATGTTTGACATCGTTCAACTTGCTCACAAAGCAGGAATTAAAAATACAATGCACTCATCGGGATATATCAATCCCGAACCGTTAAAAGCATTATGTAAATATCTCGATGCCGCCAACATAGACTTAAAAGGATTCACGGAAGAATATTACCAGGAAATGTGTTTGGGTAGTCTGACACCTGTTTTGCAAAGTTTGAAAATACTAAAAAAAGAAGGGGTATGGCTTGAAATAACAAACCTTATCATTCCGACAAAAAATGACGATTCCGCAAGTATAAGAAAAATGTGTGAATGGATACGCGACAGTTTGGGAGCTGACGTCCCCTTACATTTCTCAAGATTCTGGCCTATGTATAAATTAAAAGACTTGCCGCCCACGCCCATAACGACACTTGAACGGGCATGCAAAATAGCCAAAAAAGCGGGATTGAAGTATGTATACATAGGAAACATACCGGGGAATGCATCCGAAAATACTTATTGTCCGAGTTGTAGAAGGATAGTAATAAAACGTAAAGGATATTATGTAATGGAAAACGATATAATGGTTAACGGTAAATGTAAATTTTGTGGCAAAAAAATAGCGGGGGTATGGAAATGA
- a CDS encoding FAD-dependent oxidoreductase, with translation MKKRLIAGVLSIIPGLGQLYRKRWGAGIFIFLLFFLSIWFLKMIWTGFNPWFIGILFAWFIIWVANIIDAYKGPFYLSSPCEDGCPAHVRVSEYVSLLANNKFDDAYKVIANVTPFVGTLGRICPAPCEAKCARKGIESPLAIRRLKRAISEYASTGVRITPILKVKDQNLQSKKVAVIGGGPAGLTCAYELRKKGYAVTIFEKEKEMGGMLRISIPEYRLPKDVLLQETELIEDSGITIKSGTEVGKDDLPDGSQVSFDTITKDFDAVFIATGTGIAQKLNIEGENLSGVYYGIDFLKATKPNNPNGFESFANKKTLVIGGGNVAIDAARTAFRLNAGTVNLVCLESRKEMPACPPEVEESLDEGIKINNGWGPKKIIEKDGKVTGVEFKKCTSVFDKKGNFKPVFDEKTTTTIDCDNIIIAIGQTREASFADKIQIPNNRTKDIHNVSSKTPLPNVFAGGDFVTGPRIAIDAIVMGKRGAKEIDVYLRGFKAKLEEMLSFVEPYTPANLSDAAWTQKNPGEKKRIDLTLIKDRKNFKEVEQVSSQELAIAEAKRCLQCGYKCRWR, from the coding sequence ATGAAAAAAAGATTAATCGCAGGCGTACTTTCTATTATTCCGGGATTAGGTCAATTATACAGAAAAAGATGGGGCGCAGGAATTTTTATCTTCCTGCTATTTTTCCTGTCAATATGGTTTTTAAAAATGATATGGACAGGCTTCAACCCATGGTTCATCGGAATCTTATTCGCATGGTTTATAATCTGGGTTGCCAATATCATAGACGCATACAAAGGTCCTTTTTATCTTTCTTCTCCTTGCGAAGACGGTTGCCCTGCACATGTTAGAGTGTCGGAATATGTCTCGCTTTTAGCCAACAATAAATTTGACGATGCATATAAAGTTATTGCCAATGTGACTCCTTTTGTTGGGACACTCGGCAGGATATGTCCGGCTCCCTGCGAAGCAAAATGCGCGCGAAAAGGCATTGAAAGCCCACTCGCAATAAGACGGCTTAAAAGAGCCATTAGCGAGTATGCAAGCACAGGCGTTCGCATTACTCCAATCTTAAAGGTCAAAGACCAAAATCTACAATCCAAAAAAGTTGCCGTAATCGGCGGCGGACCGGCAGGACTTACCTGCGCTTACGAGCTAAGAAAAAAAGGATACGCCGTTACGATTTTTGAAAAAGAAAAAGAAATGGGCGGGATGCTGAGAATTTCCATCCCCGAATACAGACTCCCAAAAGATGTCCTTTTGCAGGAAACAGAACTAATTGAAGATTCCGGTATTACAATAAAATCGGGAACAGAAGTCGGGAAAGATGACTTGCCTGACGGCAGTCAGGTTTCTTTCGACACGATAACAAAAGATTTCGACGCCGTATTTATAGCTACGGGAACGGGCATTGCCCAAAAACTTAACATAGAAGGAGAAAATTTGTCCGGAGTTTATTACGGGATAGATTTCTTAAAGGCAACAAAACCAAACAATCCCAACGGATTCGAATCTTTTGCTAATAAAAAAACTCTCGTAATCGGAGGAGGAAATGTCGCCATTGATGCGGCAAGAACCGCCTTCAGATTAAACGCGGGAACAGTCAATCTAGTCTGCCTTGAATCACGGAAAGAGATGCCCGCCTGCCCTCCGGAAGTAGAAGAAAGTCTGGACGAAGGAATCAAAATTAACAACGGCTGGGGACCTAAAAAAATAATAGAAAAAGACGGGAAAGTGACAGGAGTTGAGTTTAAAAAATGTACTTCCGTCTTTGATAAGAAAGGTAATTTCAAACCCGTGTTTGATGAAAAAACCACTACGACCATTGATTGTGATAACATAATTATCGCTATCGGACAAACAAGAGAAGCTTCCTTTGCGGATAAAATTCAAATCCCGAACAACAGGACAAAAGATATTCACAATGTAAGCTCAAAGACACCCCTTCCTAATGTATTTGCAGGCGGAGATTTTGTTACGGGACCCCGTATAGCCATAGACGCTATCGTAATGGGCAAAAGAGGCGCAAAAGAAATTGACGTATATTTGCGTGGATTCAAAGCTAAACTCGAAGAAATGCTGAGTTTTGTTGAACCTTACACGCCGGCTAATTTATCTGATGCGGCATGGACTCAAAAAAATCCCGGCGAGAAAAAGAGAATTGATTTAACACTAATCAAAGACAGGAAAAACTTCAAGGAAGTCGAACAAGTTAGTTCACAGGAGTTGGCGATTGCTGAGGCAAAACGGTGTCTTCAGTGTGGGTACAAGTGCCGGTGGCGTTAA
- a CDS encoding 4Fe-4S binding protein, which translates to MYRKLVQFGTFLLTNSNFHKTIYQGKTKQLCIPGIHCYACPLTRVSCPMGSFQHFLGMKQFPLYVFGFIGTLGVVWGRLACGFFCPFGLVQELLYKIKTYKIKLAKVFNYGKYVILFGVAIIVVWITGDPWFCKICPSGILVGGIPQVLIDKELRPLLGWLFYMKYMIILLVIIGSIFIKRVFCRTMCPLGAMWGLFNKVSFIKLAVDKDKCIQCGMCEKVCPTDVKMYEAVDNPGVANTPECVRCFSCKSICPMNAIKVNATGTCTHTEDTVLPQQSPTPVN; encoded by the coding sequence ATGTATAGAAAACTTGTTCAGTTTGGGACTTTCTTATTAACTAACAGCAATTTCCATAAGACCATATACCAGGGGAAAACAAAACAATTATGCATCCCCGGCATTCATTGTTACGCCTGTCCTTTAACCAGGGTGTCTTGTCCTATGGGCTCATTCCAGCATTTTCTCGGGATGAAACAATTCCCGTTATACGTTTTTGGGTTTATAGGGACGCTGGGAGTTGTATGGGGGAGACTCGCTTGCGGGTTCTTCTGTCCGTTTGGATTAGTCCAGGAACTTTTATACAAAATAAAAACCTACAAAATAAAACTCGCAAAGGTTTTTAACTATGGGAAATATGTTATACTGTTTGGCGTTGCGATTATAGTCGTATGGATAACCGGAGACCCGTGGTTTTGTAAAATTTGCCCGTCGGGGATTCTTGTCGGAGGCATACCACAAGTGTTAATTGACAAAGAATTAAGACCTCTTCTCGGCTGGTTATTCTATATGAAATATATGATTATTCTGTTGGTAATAATAGGGTCAATATTCATTAAAAGGGTGTTCTGCAGAACTATGTGTCCGCTTGGAGCGATGTGGGGATTGTTTAATAAAGTTAGTTTTATAAAGCTTGCAGTAGATAAAGACAAATGTATTCAATGCGGTATGTGTGAAAAAGTTTGTCCTACGGATGTTAAAATGTATGAAGCGGTGGATAACCCGGGAGTAGCCAATACGCCGGAATGCGTAAGATGTTTTAGCTGTAAATCTATATGCCCGATGAATGCGATAAAGGTTAACGCCACCGGCACTTGTACCCACACTGAAGACACCGTTTTGCCTCAGCAATCGCCAACTCCTGTGAACTAA
- a CDS encoding DNA alkylation repair protein, with translation MSKLLKNFKSELAQNASKEKALIYQRFFKTGKGEYGEGDIFLGITVPEQKKIAKKYAELSMQDLQNLIKSKIHEERQICLQILILKYKKADSKQQKEIYNFYIKNTKQINNWDLVDLSAYKIVGPYLENKDKSILYKLARSSNLWERRISILSTFYYIMQNNPEDTLKIALILKDDKHDLMHKAVGWMLREVGKRCSEELEEEFLKKHFKTMPRTMLRYAIERFPEKKRQFYMAKPR, from the coding sequence ATGAGCAAACTTCTTAAAAATTTTAAGTCCGAACTCGCACAAAACGCTTCTAAGGAAAAAGCCCTAATCTACCAGAGGTTTTTTAAAACCGGCAAAGGAGAATACGGGGAAGGGGATATATTCTTAGGAATTACCGTCCCTGAGCAAAAAAAGATTGCGAAGAAATATGCCGAACTTTCAATGCAGGACTTGCAGAATTTAATTAAAAGCAAGATTCACGAGGAACGACAAATCTGTTTGCAGATTCTTATATTAAAATACAAAAAAGCTGATTCAAAACAACAGAAAGAAATCTATAATTTCTATATTAAAAACACCAAACAAATCAACAACTGGGATTTGGTTGATTTATCCGCATACAAAATTGTTGGACCTTATTTAGAAAATAAAGACAAATCTATTCTTTATAAACTTGCCAGATCTTCAAATCTCTGGGAAAGAAGAATTTCGATTCTTTCTACGTTTTATTACATAATGCAAAATAACCCGGAAGATACTCTGAAAATAGCTTTGATATTAAAAGACGATAAACACGACTTAATGCACAAAGCCGTTGGATGGATGCTCAGGGAAGTAGGAAAACGATGCAGCGAAGAACTTGAAGAAGAATTCTTAAAAAAGCACTTTAAGACTATGCCCAGAACTATGCTTCGCTATGCGATTGAACGATTCCCCGAAAAGAAAAGACAATTCTATATGGCAAAACCCCGATAA